Below is a genomic region from Geoglobus acetivorans.
CCAAACGCCTCCCTCAGAGCGTCTGTTATCTCTCCGAGGGTGGCTCTGGCCTTCACCGCCTCAAGAATGTACGGCATCAGGTTTTCGTCGGGATTCTCTGCTGCTTTCTTGAGTTTGGTGAGTGCCTCCTCCATTTTGCTCCTGTCTCTGGTTTCTCTGAACCTTTTCAGCCTGTCTATCTGCTTCTGAACCATTTCCCTGTCTATCCTCAGAATTTCGACGTTCAGCTCCTCATCTATTCTGTACTTGTTAACTCCCACGACTGTAAGCTCACCCTCGTCAATTGCCTTCTGCTTCTCATAGGCAGACTTCTGTATTTCCCTCTGTATGTATCCACTCTCAATGCCCTTTATGACTCCACCCATCTCGTCGATCTTCTCGATGTACTTCATCGCCTCTTCCTCGATCCTCTCGGTGAGCCACTCAACATAGTATGCCCCACCAAGCGGATCTGCGACATCTGCCACCCCACTCTCCTCTGCAATGATCTGCTGCGTCCTGAGTGCGATTCTCACAGCTTTCTCGGTCGGAAGGCTCAGCGCCTCATCATAGCTGTTGGTGTGCAGACTCTGCGTTCCTCCGAGAACGGCGGCAAGAGCCTGTAACGTAACCCTGATTATGTTGTTTTCAGGCTGCTGGGCCGTTAAGGTGCATCCTGCAGTCTGGACATGGAACCTGAGCATCATTGACCTCGGGTTCTTCGCCCCAAATCTTTCCTTCATAATTCTTGCCCAGATCCTTCTCGCAGCCCTGAACTTCGCAACCTCTTCGAGCAGGTTGTTTCCCGCTGCAAAGAAGAAGCTCAATCTCGGAGCGAAGGTATCCACATCCATACCTCTGTCTATTACCCTCTGCACATACTCTATTCCATCTGCAAGAGTGAATGCGACTTCCTGCACTGGCGTGGCTCCGGCCTCTTCCATGTGGTAACCTGAAATGCTGATTGAATTCCATTTCGGCACCTCTTTTGCGCAGAACATTATGATGTCAGTTGCAAGCCTCAGGCTCGGCTCTGGCGGGAAGATATATGTCCCTCTCGCAATGTATTCCTTCAGCATATCGTTCTGAACAGTACCCCTCAGAACCTTCCTGTCGACACCCTGCGACTCGGCAACGCTTATGTACATGCTCAGGAGCTGTGCTGCAGTGGAATTGATCGTCATGGATGTTGAGACCTTGTCGAGTGGAATCCCATTAAACAGAATCTGCATGTCCTCTATTGTATCGATGGCAACACCAACCTTCCCGACCTCTCCGAGGGCCATCGGACTGTCGCTGTCGTAGCCTATCTGGGTGGGCAGATCAAAGGCAACACTCAGTCCGGTCTGACCCTGTTCAAGCAGGTACTTGTACCTCTTGTTCGTCTCCTCTGCCGTTCCAAACCCGGCATACTGCCTCATTGTCCATACTCTTCCACGATACATTGTGGGGTAAATGCCCCTCGTGAACGGGTAAGCTCCGGGATAGCCGAGCCTGCTTTCATAATCGATACTGACATCTTCGGGCGTGTAAACCCTGTCAACCTCAAAACCACTTGCTGTTCTGAATACATTTTTCCTTTCAGGAGCTTTTTCGAGGAGAGGTTTCACGTATTTTTCTTCCCATTCTCTCTTATTCATGGATACACCTCCTCAGGATACGACAAAAAGCTCGGAACCGGCCTGAACCCTGTCGCCTTCCTTAACGAGTATTTTCGAAAGTCTGCCATCAGAGGGCGACACAATCTCGTTTTCCATCTTCATTGCCTCGAGAACCAGTACTGGTTCACCTTTCCTGACTTCCTGACCCTCGTTTCTCAGAATTCTGACAATTGTGCCGGACATCTCGGCCTTCACCAAATTTCCATCCAGCTTTTCACTTCCGCCGGGCGATACACCCTGCCCTGAAGAGCTACCGGTGTCAATCCTTACAAGAACATCTCCCGCCTGAACCTTCGCCCCCTCGTTTACCTCGACACCAGCCACAGTACCGTCAAATGGAGAGACTATTTCGTTTTCCATCTTCATTGCCTCGAGGATCAGCAGGGGCTGACCCTTCTTAACCTCATCACCGTTTTTAACCAGAATCCTCACAACCGTTCCGGACATCTCTGCCTTTACCTCTCCTCCGGCTGCTTTTACGGGGGCAGCAGAGACCTGAGACTCTGCAGCCTGCAGCTGCTTTCTTTCCTCGACCATCTCGATTACTTCTTCCTTACCGTTGACGTTCACTCTGAACTTGCCCGGTGCTATCTCCTCAACATGTACATCATATCTTCTCCCGTTAACCGTAACGGCATATCTCGCCAAGATTCACCACCCCGGCACTCTCGAAACTATTTTCCAGTAGCTGACTTCTCTCCGGATTTCAACAGGCTTCTCCGAGTGATCCTCGATATATCTGTGAATGGCAGTTATGGCGGCAAGAAATTCTTCAGTGTTCACCACACATCACCTCACAGGGGTATGTTGCCGTGCTTCTTGGGCGGGAGTTTCTCCCTCTTGGTGTCCAGAACTCTCAGAGCAGATATGATTTTGACCCTTGTGAACTTTGGATCGATTACATCATCAATGTAACCCCTCGCAGCTGCCCTGTAGGGATTCGCGAAACTGTCCCTGTACTCCTGAACCTTTTCCTGTTTGACCTTCTCAGGGTCTTCGGCTTTCGCAATCTCCTTTCTGAATACGATTTCCGCAGCACCTTCCGGACCCATCACCGCAATTTCAGCGGTAGGATAGGCATAAACCACGTCAGCACCAAGGTGCTTGCTGCCCATGGCAAGATACGCTCCACCATAGGCTTTTCTCAGGATCAGAGTAACGAGTGGGACTGTGGCCTCACTGTATGCATACAGAATCTTTGCACCGTGCCTTATGATACCGCCATACTCCTGCTGAACTCCGGGAAGATAACCGGGGACATCAACAAAAGTCAGTATCGGTATGTTGAACGCATCGCAGAACCTGACAAATCTCGCAATTTTATCACTGCTGTTCACGTCGAGGGTTCCGGCATAGAACTTGGGGTTGTTTGCAACAATTCCAACCGTCTTTCCGTCCATCCTGGCAAACCCAACTGTGGCATTGGGGGCAAACATCTCGTGAATTTCGAAGAATTCCCCGTTATCCACCACTGCCCTGATAACATCCCTAACATCATAGGGCTTGTTCGGGTCGTCAGGTATGATATCATAGATTTCAGGAGTTGTTCTCGCAGGGCTATCGCCCGTATCCTTCTTAGGTGGATCTTCGAGGTTGTTCGGTGGCAGGAAGCTGACGAGCTTTCTGACGAGCCTCATGGCATCCTTATCATCTTCGGCAACAAGGTGTGCGTTACCGCTCTTGGCAGCATGTGCCTCCCAGCCACCCAGCTCCTGAGGAGTAACATCCTCTCCGGTTACGGTTTTTATCACCTGCGGCCCGGTGATGAACATGTAACAGCCCTTGTTCTTAGTCATCACTATGAAGTCACCGATGGCAGGGCTGTAAACTGCACCACCTGCACACGGGCCAAGGATAACACTGATCTGCGGAATAACACCGCTTGCGAGAGTATTCCTGTAGAATATATCTCCATAACCCTTGAGGGCATCCACACCCTCCTGTATTCTGGCTCCACCGGAGTCGTTCAGCCCTATTACCGGAATCCCGACCTTCATGGCGAAGTCGAGAAGGTAGGCTATCTTGTAGCCGTGCATCTCTCCAAGACTGCCACCCATCACCGTGAAGTCCTGGGCAAATACTGCCACCAGCCTCCCATCTATGGTTCCGTAGCCAGTCACAACGCCGTCTGCTGGTAGCTCAACCTTATCAAGCCCGAAATCCGTGTTCCTCTTCTCAACAAACGGATTTATCTCTACGAAGCTACCGGGATCGAGAAGGAGTTCAATCCTTTCCCTCGCCGTTAGCTTTCCTGCGTCGTGCTGCTTCTTTATTCTCTCCTCCCCACCCATCT
It encodes:
- a CDS encoding acyl-CoA mutase large subunit family protein, translated to MNKREWEEKYVKPLLEKAPERKNVFRTASGFEVDRVYTPEDVSIDYESRLGYPGAYPFTRGIYPTMYRGRVWTMRQYAGFGTAEETNKRYKYLLEQGQTGLSVAFDLPTQIGYDSDSPMALGEVGKVGVAIDTIEDMQILFNGIPLDKVSTSMTINSTAAQLLSMYISVAESQGVDRKVLRGTVQNDMLKEYIARGTYIFPPEPSLRLATDIIMFCAKEVPKWNSISISGYHMEEAGATPVQEVAFTLADGIEYVQRVIDRGMDVDTFAPRLSFFFAAGNNLLEEVAKFRAARRIWARIMKERFGAKNPRSMMLRFHVQTAGCTLTAQQPENNIIRVTLQALAAVLGGTQSLHTNSYDEALSLPTEKAVRIALRTQQIIAEESGVADVADPLGGAYYVEWLTERIEEEAMKYIEKIDEMGGVIKGIESGYIQREIQKSAYEKQKAIDEGELTVVGVNKYRIDEELNVEILRIDREMVQKQIDRLKRFRETRDRSKMEEALTKLKKAAENPDENLMPYILEAVKARATLGEITDALREAFGEYRAPQIF
- a CDS encoding acetyl-CoA carboxylase biotin carboxyl carrier protein subunit, yielding MARYAVTVNGRRYDVHVEEIAPGKFRVNVNGKEEVIEMVEERKQLQAAESQVSAAPVKAAGGEVKAEMSGTVVRILVKNGDEVKKGQPLLILEAMKMENEIVSPFDGTVAGVEVNEGAKVQAGDVLVRIDTGSSSGQGVSPGGSEKLDGNLVKAEMSGTIVRILRNEGQEVRKGEPVLVLEAMKMENEIVSPSDGRLSKILVKEGDRVQAGSELFVVS
- a CDS encoding carboxyl transferase domain-containing protein, with the protein product MKLRRELIDELYRRKEKIKQMGGEERIKKQHDAGKLTARERIELLLDPGSFVEINPFVEKRNTDFGLDKVELPADGVVTGYGTIDGRLVAVFAQDFTVMGGSLGEMHGYKIAYLLDFAMKVGIPVIGLNDSGGARIQEGVDALKGYGDIFYRNTLASGVIPQISVILGPCAGGAVYSPAIGDFIVMTKNKGCYMFITGPQVIKTVTGEDVTPQELGGWEAHAAKSGNAHLVAEDDKDAMRLVRKLVSFLPPNNLEDPPKKDTGDSPARTTPEIYDIIPDDPNKPYDVRDVIRAVVDNGEFFEIHEMFAPNATVGFARMDGKTVGIVANNPKFYAGTLDVNSSDKIARFVRFCDAFNIPILTFVDVPGYLPGVQQEYGGIIRHGAKILYAYSEATVPLVTLILRKAYGGAYLAMGSKHLGADVVYAYPTAEIAVMGPEGAAEIVFRKEIAKAEDPEKVKQEKVQEYRDSFANPYRAAARGYIDDVIDPKFTRVKIISALRVLDTKREKLPPKKHGNIPL